In the genome of Parus major isolate Abel chromosome 2, Parus_major1.1, whole genome shotgun sequence, one region contains:
- the MC5R gene encoding melanocortin receptor 5 — protein sequence MNTSSQFYVSELNLSAFSSNFTVPTAKSKSSPCEQVVIAAEVFLALGIVSLLENILVICAIVKNKNLHSPMYFFVCSLAVADMLVSVSNAWETITIYLINNRHIIMEDAFVRHIDNVFDSMICISVVASMCSLLAIAVDRYITIFYALRYHNIMTVKRSGLIIACIWTFCTGCGIIFILYYESTYVVICLITMFFTMLFLMVSLYIHMFLLARTHVKKIAALPGYNSVHQRTSMKGAITLTMLLGIFIVCWAPFFLHLILMISCPQNLYCVCFMSHFNMYLILIMCNSVIDPLIYAFRSQEMRKTFKEIICCYSLRMLCGLSNKY from the coding sequence ATGAACACGTCCTCTCAATTCTATGTTTCTGAACTAAACCTGAGTGCCTTCAGTAGCAACTTTACTGTGCCTACTGCAAAGAGCAAGTCATCGCCATGTGAGCAAGTGGTCATCGCAGCCGAGGTGTTCCTAGCTCTGGGCATTGTAAGCCTCCTTGAAAACATCTTAGTTATATGTGCAATAGTTAAGAACAAGAACTTGCACTCAcccatgtatttttttgtttgcagtttaGCAGTGGCTGACATGCTGGTTAGTGTGTCTAATGCTTGGGAGACCATAACCATATACCTAATAAACAATAGACACATCATTATGGAAGATGCCTTTGTCCGTCATATAGACAATGTCTTTGATTCCATGATCTGCATATCTGTGGTGGCTTCCATGTGCAGTTTGCTGGCTATAGCAGTAGACAGATATATCACTATCTTCTATGCCCTGCGTTATCACAACATCATGACAGTGAAAAGATCAGGGCTTATTATTGCATGCATCTGGACCTTTTGCACGGGCTGTGGCATTATCTTCATCCTTTATTATGAATCAACTTATGTGGTCATTTGTCTCATCACTATGTTTTTTACCATGCTGTTCCTCATGGTCTCACTGTACATCCATATGTTCCTCCTGGCTCGTACTCATGTGAAGAAAATTGCTGCTTTGCCTGGGTACAACTCTGTCCATCAAAGAACCAGCATGAAAGGAGCCATCACTCTGACTATGCTTCTTGGCATCTTCATTGTTTGCTGGGCTCCATTCTTCCTTCATCTCATCCTGATGATCTCCTGCCCTCAAAACCTCTACTGTGTTTGCTTCATGTCTCACTTCAACATGTACCTCATTCTCATCATGTGCAACTCGGTGATCGACCCCTTGATCTACGCCTTTCGTAGCCAGGAAATGAGGAAGACCTTCAAAGAGATAATTTGTTGTTATAGCCTGAGAATGCTCTGTGGGTTATCAAACAAGTATTAA